The Ananas comosus cultivar F153 linkage group 22, ASM154086v1, whole genome shotgun sequence genome segment TTGAACGTTTTAGTCAAATAGCAAGGAACGAGTATCCTCCAATCCCACCCCCCCCAACCTCAATGGAGATGATCACatccctctcctccctcttcttcgCCCTCCCTTTCATTGCActcctctccatcttcttcctccgaCGAAACCACCCACCCTCTAATCCTCCGGCCCTCTCCATCCTCCGCGGCTACCCGGTCGTCGGCAACCTCCCCTCCTTCGTCCGCAACCACCGCCGCATGGTCGAGTGGACTTCCGAGCTCCTCCTCGCCTCCCCGACCGGCACCGTCTCCGTCGCCCCGCTCGTCCTCAccgccgaccccgccgccgTCGAGCACGTCGCCAAATCCAGCTTCCACAACTACCCGAAGATCCCCTCCTTCGTCAGCGCCTTCCACGACTTCCTCGGCACCGGCATCCTCAACTCCGACGGCGAGCCTTGGCGCGTCCAGCGCAGGACCGCCGAGCTCGAGTTCGGCACCAGGCCGCTGCGCAGCTCAGTTCTTGAAATCGTGAATTCGGAGATCGCCTGTCACCTATTCCCGCTGCTGCAATTcaaagatcgaaaacaagaatTGTTCGACTTTCAGAACGTACTCGGCCGGTTCGCTTTTGACGTTATATGCCGTGTGGTGTTCGGCGAGGACGTGAGGGTGCTCGGCGAGGAGAAGAGCGAGCTTTTCTATCGAGCGTTCGACGGCGCGGCGGCGGTGAGCATCGACCGGTCGAAGCAGCATTTCTCGGCTCTGTGGAAGCTCAAGGAGTGGCTCGACGGCGCCTCCGCGAAGCAGCTCCGGGAGTCGGTGAGAATCCTCCACGAATCCATCGACCGGCTCCTGCAGTTGCGGAAAGCGAAGAGCAACGGTTTCTTATCCCGATTCGTGGACGACGAGACGCTCTCGGCGGCGCACGTTCGCGATGTCCTGATAAACTTCGTCATCGCGGGGCGCGACACGGTGCCGACGGCGCTCACGTGGTTCTTCTGGGTGCTGTCGTCGCGGCCCGACGTGGTCGAGAAGATACACGACGAGATCAGATCGGTGCGCAGTTCGAATGCGAACGATGACGATGAGGAAGGCAGCGGCGATAAAGCATTCGGGCTGGACGAGCTGAGGGAGATGAACTACCTGCACGCGGCGATAACGGAGACGCTGCGGCTGCACCCGCCGGTGCCGCTCACGCCGCGGGTGAGCGCGGTGGAGGACGAGCTCCCCGACGGGACGCCGGTGGGGAAGGGGTGGATGGTGATCTACAACGCGCACGCGATGGGGCGGTCGGAGCGGGTGTGGGGGCCGGACTGTCGGGAATTCAGGCCGGAGCGGTGGCTggacggcgccggcggcgggcggTTTCGGCCGGCGAGCCCGTTCAAGTACACGGCGTTCCACGCCGGGCCGAGGATGTGCCTGGGGAAGGAGGTGGCGTACGTGCAGATGAAGGCGGTGGCGGCGAGCGTGATCGAGGGGTTCGACgtcgaggtggcggaggagagggggaggttCGTGCTCGGGATGACGATGAAGATGGAAGGAGGGCTGCCGGTGAGGGTGAGGGAGAGGAACCCGACAGCGAAAATTGTTTGACGAAATGCTTTCAGGTTCGTTTGGATGTATGAATAAGTTATTTAGCACTGTCAGAAAAATTTGAGTTGTAATTGAAAGTTTCGGACGTTTGATTGGTTTTTCGTTTGAGTTCTGCTTCTCAAATTAAGAAGCTGCTCTATAATAAGCTGGAAAACTAGGTGATAAGTTGATGTAAAGCGTAAAAATTTACATTATGCATTCAAAAATTTCTTGTATTGGCATGCGAAATGGTTCACGTACGAATGCAAGTAGATCCAGTTTGATATAACTAGCGCTCAATTCGCCGTAAATGTCCTATAGTAAGTGGAggccaaaagaaaagaagaaataatttaTCCGAAATTCGTTCCAATCTACGAAGAAAATAGAGTAAGAGACAGAAGACCCTTCCCTTCTCTTGATCTTTTCCAATTTTCTGAAAATCCGTCAAAACTTAGCTCTTGTTCCAACTCGTCCTGAATAGAACagtagagaaaacaaaaaatcgaATAAAAATTAATCATTCCCAACTCCACTTTAATTGGCCAAGAAAATAGGGAGGAAGGTGGAGGACTCCTCTCGCCCCCGGATTTGTCCTGTTTGCATCCTAGTCCGCCACTTCTTGCTGCTGAGCAGCAGCACCTGAATGGGCTCGAAAAAGCCTTTTTGGCCCTTTTCTTCTTTCGCTGCTTTTGGTCTTGTTGAGCGTCGCTCAAGCGGCTACCGTTGCGACAAGTAAAGGCCAACTTAATATCTCAATTTTGGTGCCTGAGACAATAGAGATTGATTCTTAGGCCAATATTGGCCCATTTATTTGAGAAATTAGTTTCTAGTAACATAGAGATGAATTTCTATATACCAGTGGCACTATCTCGGTGGTGTGTCTGAAAcgaatcaattttttatttcttgtaataaaagtataatattttttaaaaaaaaattatgagatgGGTGAATATGAGATCTCGGCCAGttctatatatgaaatataataagactaaactcttaatccggcttaaatatttttaatggtgGTTAGattcaagaggttaagagagttatgCTTGATAGGACAAGAGTAGTCCTAAAATGGATTACCTTCTGAAAAGTTGAgacgtcacagttggtattagagccaattatATTATCagtcgaaagtgtgagatgagtcttggctgagtcAGAATTATATAGCGGAGAGAACGAAGCTCTCATACTATTGACTATTGTGGGTAGAGTGCGGCTCCTTTACAAAATTGGTTTAAgctagtgagacgagtctcatatTGCCTGATACTTATGAGTCTGAGTCCGACGAAAACATCCGGCTTAAaggggggagattgtgagaccccaagtGTGTTATAGGACGAGAGTAGCCTTAGAATGAATGTCCTTCTGAAAAGTTGGGACGTCACTGTGAACCTCAAaaacaaatttgattaattaaaaatataaataatgtgACGTCACtatcatattttagaaaaaaattcagTAAACGGGTGCTCATAATACCATGATTGCTTATGTCTTTTGTTTCGATTTTGTAATACGATCATGTGAAGCATTTTAATACCACGGTAATACTCAAAATAGTCAAAATTGCTACATATTTCGAAACTGCAACATATTttacgaaatttagttttcaagcGAACTATAATTACGTCACTCAAAATACCTCCTAAGTAGAACATCTCTACTTAACAAAATTAGGATAAGAAAAGGGCACCTTTGTGTGAAAATCACAGGGAAAAGCTAAATTCTaatctaatcaaaatttttcgGATCTAGGTTGGACCCGTTAAGCAATACAGGTTGTTAATTAGTAGGTCAAGATCACAAAGAGTTGTCCAAAATTGTAGATACTAATTGATAAAATTTGCTTATAACCAATTATTTTATAGACATGAAGAATCAATTTGGCTATGTTGTCGCACacaattgcatatatatattaattttagtgGTAATTGCCTATATGCTCTTCAAAACTTcggaaatatttaatttatccttactttttttcatttctaatatattccttatatgttcctccgttattcaaaaTACCTCTGCAGTTACCACCTGTTAAGTTATCTcggattaaacgtgagttaaatgtctaccagagttaaaaaaaaataaaatacttcttttactcttaacttaagggcaaataagaaaagtttgtgattgtagaagggtatatttgaaaagaacaaaaatcgaaatactttttttacccctaatttaagaacaaataacaaaagttggtaatgataaaaagatatatttgaaagcgcaaaatagtaattttatagagataacagttATTGCTAATAGTTTACTAATAGAATTTAATTCGaggggtatatttaaaataacttgGAACGTAAagatgatatttttaatattaatctactaagaggggtaaataagaaagttagAAACTTTTCGGgcatatataagcaattgccacttaattttaattgcaaattcaaaattaatatttaattttatgtatttgaaTTCAATGGTTGTAATTAGATCCATACAAGAAGACTTAAGTACAGTAATTAGAATCACACCCAAAGTAATTAGAATCATGCCCAAATTAACCGTAGTTTCAATTACAGTAGttaaaaagagtaattttaaatcaaaaataaccaataaaatctattttttcttctacaATGAAGATAATCTTATCATCCAagttgatctaggatacttttacaagtatcatccccatgttgctatcacgtttttagccattggatctactttttgattacaaatagcccttggatcaaacactattccacctaccaccacctaccaccatcatctcaacctcacatctcttcatctaagggctaaaaacacacaaatatcacttgggtgatacttgtaaaagtattctagccctactcctTATCATCCACTGTATAAAATGATCTCCTAACAAAATGGTACTTAA includes the following:
- the LOC109727094 gene encoding cytochrome P450 94A2-like, which encodes MEMITSLSSLFFALPFIALLSIFFLRRNHPPSNPPALSILRGYPVVGNLPSFVRNHRRMVEWTSELLLASPTGTVSVAPLVLTADPAAVEHVAKSSFHNYPKIPSFVSAFHDFLGTGILNSDGEPWRVQRRTAELEFGTRPLRSSVLEIVNSEIACHLFPLLQFKDRKQELFDFQNVLGRFAFDVICRVVFGEDVRVLGEEKSELFYRAFDGAAAVSIDRSKQHFSALWKLKEWLDGASAKQLRESVRILHESIDRLLQLRKAKSNGFLSRFVDDETLSAAHVRDVLINFVIAGRDTVPTALTWFFWVLSSRPDVVEKIHDEIRSVRSSNANDDDEEGSGDKAFGLDELREMNYLHAAITETLRLHPPVPLTPRVSAVEDELPDGTPVGKGWMVIYNAHAMGRSERVWGPDCREFRPERWLDGAGGGRFRPASPFKYTAFHAGPRMCLGKEVAYVQMKAVAASVIEGFDVEVAEERGRFVLGMTMKMEGGLPVRVRERNPTAKIV